One Glutamicibacter halophytocola DNA segment encodes these proteins:
- a CDS encoding VanZ family protein, with translation MPSLYLLAMIGIAFWPVPVDSSAGPALAWTLNWLHARGVPAFVDYGFVEFSANILFFIPLGIFLGMGLRRFWIAEIVGIVASSLLELGQLLFLPNRFATLSDVVANSLGAALGTAIWLAASRTRLKQKARKTSDF, from the coding sequence TTGCCATCGCTGTACTTGCTGGCGATGATTGGCATAGCGTTTTGGCCAGTCCCCGTCGATTCTTCGGCTGGGCCGGCTCTAGCATGGACGCTGAACTGGCTACATGCCCGCGGCGTTCCCGCTTTTGTGGACTACGGGTTCGTGGAATTTTCGGCGAACATTCTCTTCTTCATTCCGCTGGGAATCTTTCTTGGAATGGGTCTTCGTCGATTCTGGATAGCAGAGATTGTCGGGATTGTTGCATCGAGTCTCCTTGAGCTCGGACAGCTACTCTTTCTTCCTAACCGGTTCGCGACGCTATCTGATGTCGTGGCCAACTCTTTGGGTGCTGCTCTCGGCACTGCAATTTGGCTTGCCGCCTCTAGAACTCGATTGAAGCAAAAGGCCCGAAAGACATCTGATTTCTGA
- a CDS encoding LacI family DNA-binding transcriptional regulator: protein MTTQSQNSVRPTRVSAAAVARTAGVSAATVSYIMNGRPGASVETRRHVLKIAGEMGYRPQSAGEHHDPLLTRVVGLVLPNIVNQMYTVWAQHIINATAAAGFDVFVATTGDDPEALAQVAGTLAARNVDGVIIAAAIREDSRSLRTFRQKKIPFVCLSRRSEHLPGDFVGIDDDGAAGELMSHVLDHGYTDVATIIGPRTSTASQLRELAFVRVAASRGIRITGERRISTKLSSEGGQIAAKRLFESGNPPRAVVCGSDEIAIGVMEHALSLGLKIPQDVAVAGCDGLIRSRSKLIGLTTIVQPVKEMAERSFELLWEQIVEPRKTYKHTICSHSLHIGTTCGCPDD, encoded by the coding sequence ATGACCACCCAGTCGCAAAATTCAGTTCGGCCAACACGCGTCTCCGCAGCAGCAGTGGCCCGAACTGCTGGAGTTTCGGCGGCGACGGTTAGCTACATCATGAATGGACGGCCAGGGGCTTCGGTTGAAACCCGGCGGCACGTTCTCAAAATAGCCGGAGAAATGGGCTATCGTCCTCAGTCGGCGGGGGAGCACCACGACCCACTGCTGACCAGGGTCGTGGGGCTAGTTCTTCCCAATATCGTGAATCAGATGTACACGGTATGGGCCCAGCACATTATTAACGCAACAGCAGCTGCTGGTTTTGACGTGTTTGTAGCGACCACCGGTGATGATCCTGAAGCACTGGCTCAGGTAGCGGGGACACTCGCCGCCCGAAATGTTGACGGCGTCATCATCGCCGCGGCCATCAGGGAAGATTCGCGGTCCCTGCGTACCTTCCGCCAGAAGAAAATACCTTTCGTTTGCTTGTCGAGGCGTTCCGAGCATCTTCCCGGAGATTTCGTGGGAATTGACGATGACGGAGCGGCTGGAGAACTCATGAGCCATGTGCTGGATCATGGCTACACGGACGTAGCCACGATCATCGGTCCCAGGACGTCTACTGCCTCTCAACTGCGGGAGCTAGCTTTCGTCCGGGTGGCAGCGAGCCGTGGAATTCGAATCACTGGAGAGCGCCGAATCAGCACAAAATTGAGCTCCGAGGGCGGCCAAATCGCTGCCAAGCGGCTCTTCGAATCCGGCAATCCACCACGGGCGGTCGTCTGCGGTTCCGATGAAATCGCTATCGGCGTCATGGAGCATGCCTTGTCGTTGGGGCTCAAGATTCCGCAAGATGTCGCGGTGGCCGGATGTGACGGATTGATACGAAGCCGCTCGAAGCTTATCGGTCTCACCACCATCGTTCAGCCGGTCAAAGAAATGGCGGAACGATCATTCGAGCTTCTGTGGGAGCAAATCGTAGAACCGCGGAAGACCTACAAACACACCATCTGCAGCCACAGCCTACACATCGGAACTACCTGTGGGTGCCCTGACGACTAG